The DNA sequence ATCTAGCTTGTTCCATAAGAAGGGTCCTAGATATCTAAGACAATGTTTACCATACAATACAGAATTAAATCTAGGAATAtcaaaattttggtttctaaaattatatttacaaGACTTAGTACTAAAAATATCACAAATAAAATCAGGAACTAGGCGATATTTAACCTTGTACATAAGTATAACTACGTCTTGCTATCTCCTATTAAGAAGGCTTGGTAGTTTAGCACGATCTAATAAGTTCATATACGTTTCTGAGTGTAAGCTATCCTTAGTGCCCGTTCTTGAATTCTTTCAACCTTTCTCGTATCAGACGCCTTGCAGAAATGCCATACAAGATGACAAATGAGGTCTAAATGATAATAAGTATTTGTATAGTACGCAGTATACTGAAGATCATCGGAGACTTCATTTGACCGAATGGAATTTGGCAACTGTGAGAAAATGAAGTTGTTGCTCGGAAACCCCACGATAAGTGCTCTCTGCGTCCAAGGGAATACATGGACAGGTTTCAGTTGTAACACATTTAGCGACGACGTCGATTCAGTCTCAAATGAGGACCGCTTTAAAGTGATTGAGATTTTTGTTTCGTGaatttcacaattttctttaacatttattttcttgatttattttcttgattttttgtttttttgcacatgATATatacccacgacccacgacccacgacccacgacccacgacctcCACCCAGTATCGTTGACGTATGACACTTAGCTACACCCACCGCGAATGAGCCCAAACCAGGAgtcgatgagtaggagcatgcaactcccacgtcatggcatttttgcAGGCTGATCTATTTTtggtataccttttctttcgtgaaagaaaggcagtttcGGTCCAACAAATCAGTCTATGAAAACGTCGTGACAAGAAtctagtggagttgcatgctcttAGCCATCGGCTCTTGCCCAAACTAAACTGAAATTCAATTAACACAGCCTTCAACACACGAAAGAgtcatttctttattaaaaCCCTGAATGTACTCCACCATTCAGTGGTAAATCACTTTTACAAGTGAGAAAATAATTGACTCGAAGTGACTGATTCTTATCACTTCTATAGGTGAGTTTGCTCTGTCAGTAACATTTTCATAGAGAAATGGATAAAGTAAAGGAACTCCTTTCCAGTCTTCCTAGAAGACCACTGGTCACCAAATGTCAAGCGGTAGCCATGGCAACTCAACTCTTCGAACTGAATGTTATAAATCATTCCTCCATCACGGAAATGGACGGCTACgatgacagaaatttttaTATTCAAGGATCTCTACCAGAAAGGGTGCAAAGTTTGAAGAATGGTCTCAGTTCATCGGGTTATGGCGAGTACATTCTCAAAATTGTAAACCAAACGAACACAAATCAAAAACATTTAATCCAGAGCCAATGCGATGTCATGTCGTTCCTTAACGCGCAGGGCCATAAATGCTCCACCCCAGTCCCTTCAATATTTGGCACGTCCTTTGTGAAGTGTAAGGTTCCAAGAACCATACCCACTGGCCACATTGCTGAGACAACGAATAGCCGAGAGGATCGTCGCAGTGGGATGTTTGAAGTTTACAATGGTGAGGAGAATTCTGAAGAGGAGTATTTTGTCTGCGCAGTAATTTTGCTGAAGTTTGTGAACGGAAAAGTGTTGAATAAAACAACCCTGACCACCCAGCTGTTGTTTGACGCAGGGGTGGCTCTCGGAAGATTGGATCATGACTTAAAGGTACAAAACGATGCTTGATGTGTTTTATGAagacttttttccttttagggttaaattcattaatttatcattttaacCTCTTCATGGATGTCAATTCGAAGGAGGACATAACAAGGGTTTGGTTCTAGGCccttttatttcctcaattcACTGACAATTTTAGTGTCTCGGGAAGGAAAGCTCAAAAACTGTCAATTGCATCTTTTGACGAGCCAATTGTCTCTTGCTGTCCTTCATGTTGATTTGTGGTGGGCCAATTTACAATATGTTTGTGATCTTGGTGATCCAATGtgtgtgttttattttgcatgaCTGATTCTACGATGTAAATTTGTAGGAAAGATAATTTACACATTGGAACTTAATGTAACCAATTTTGGCCCTTTCAGGTTATTTTGAAACCTTTCTGACCTCATTGATAATGAACGTAATTGCTGACCAGTAGCTGTCATTTTTTCCAGTCAATTGACTGGAAATTATATAAAAGTTCCTAGTAATTTGAGTGTTTTCTTAGAAAAGTTATTCTAAAGTTCTGGAATTGCTTACTTATACCCAGACGAGCAAAATGGGTTGACTATTCAGACTTTAATGACCTTGAGTAAACTGAGTGGGCAAATTAAAGTTTAGTATTAGAATCATAGTCACTTTTTTGGATCGGAGCTATTTCATCTGTTTATTTTAGTTTAGAGGAGTGTGAGAGACAATTTGTAACATTTATTACCTCGAGAGATGTGAAGCTGGTGTATTCCCATGAATAGCTAATGTCTATATACAAATTCCCTTGATTTTGGTCAGTACATTTCCTTAAAGGAGTAGTGCGGAGAATTTCTTAAAAGATCGGTTATTTTTAATAGGGAACTTTTAAATTTTCGTAATCttaatttctgtttttgtgtTGTAGTGTGAGGAGAAATTCGTTGTAGGTCACTCTGGGGATGTTAAAGTTTCTAAACACGCTTTGCATAGGGGTCTGCACTGTCTTCATCACTCTTTTTCAAGTGGACCATTTctaggagccgatgagtaggagcctgcaactcccatactaagcccatgtcacagcatttttacagactgatctatttttagtataccttttctttttgtgaaagaaaggcagttctgGTCTAATGACGCAGTGatgtcaattagtttcttgtgattggtcatggcagtCCCACGGGaatctcattccagggaaattcgatctgaGAATAATTCGGTCAATGAAAACgtcgtgacaggaatataatggagtgcatgctcctactcatcggcttcTGTCATTTGCTAAATACCTTTGGCTTTATTTttaaagcgagtcctggtacTCAACCTTCATaagaaaattagttttcattcacatgcaaatgaaactaATTTCCATATGGAAAGATGAGcgccaggactcgctttgaaatggcgTATTGATTCACGCGTTTCAAAATTACTTCCCCTTGCGATGAAACTTGGGGAagtgaaactaaaaaatttggtgtcaaaatTGTTgacaaaggtcaaattacaCCGCATAAAGATTAGGAAGATTagatttcgagcgttagccctccGTCATCACTTTCTGATCACATTACGaacatgacgtttcgagcgttagcccttcttcgtcactttccgattcgGTTACGAAGataacgtttcgagcgttagccctgtGCTGCTAGCTTTGGCACTCCAAATGTCAGCGTTCAAC is a window from the Acropora palmata chromosome 1, jaAcrPala1.3, whole genome shotgun sequence genome containing:
- the LOC141895303 gene encoding hydroxylysine kinase-like: MDKVKELLSSLPRRPLVTKCQAVAMATQLFELNVINHSSITEMDGYDDRNFYIQGSLPERVQSLKNGLSSSGYGEYILKIVNQTNTNQKHLIQSQCDVMSFLNAQGHKCSTPVPSIFGTSFVKCKVPRTIPTGHIAETTNSREDRRSGMFEVYNGEENSEEEYFVCAVILLKFVNGKVLNKTTLTTQLLFDAGVALGRLDHDLKKLGCLKLDRTGFIWDLATVGEQIEPLLDAIDDKQHVEMVKEVCETFRSEVSPKLHLLPKQIIHGDANYTNILLTSGCDASKPQFGFIDFADVNYSCRVFEIAVSLMYIFNIPCDLNCGRSRTAGYFLAGYHSVNPLSDTEFELLPVLVASRFCQSLLIGAFSCKYLCPDNTYVMETSNNGWKNFEMFWKLSKDEVMKTWLEVRQ